Proteins from a single region of Corylus avellana chromosome ca11, CavTom2PMs-1.0:
- the LOC132166279 gene encoding uncharacterized protein LOC132166279, which translates to MRDPESGNSRGFGFISYDSFEASDAAIEAMNGQYLCNRQITVSYAYKKDTKGERHGTPAERVLAASNPGAQKSRPHTLFASGPPTHPSVPQANGAMPPRPFANGAVAPGPIPALRPPPPQATAYPPIPMAGQPAWHGQPPQPGQTIPPPGMPPQMQQFRPPPPSMPPPPTQAASGPPRPLPPPMGMGGQPPPMWRQPPPPPLQHGGRPPMPQTSMPPPPPPIHNNPPPLPPS; encoded by the exons ATGAGAGATCCAGAATCAGGAAATTCACGTGGTTTTGGATTTATTAGCTATGATTCTTTTGAGGCATCCGATGCTGCTATTGAG GCAATGAATGGCCAATATCTTTGCAATCGTCAAATTACAGTGTCATATGCATATAAGAAGGATACTAAAGGGGAGCGTCATGGTACTCCAGCAG AGAGAGTTTTGGCTGCAAGCAATCCAGGTGCACAAAAGAGCAGGCCTCACACTTTATTCGCTAGTGGGCCTCCAACTCATCCGAGTGTTCCTCAGGCCAATGGAGCCATGCCTCCACGCCCATTTGCAAATGGTGCTGTTGCTCCAGGCCCAATACCTGCACTCCGCCCACCACCACCTCAAGCGACAGCCTACCCACCTATTCCAATGGCTGGACAACCAGCTTGGCATGGTCAGCCACCGCAACCAGGTCAAACAATCCCACCACCTGGCATGCCTCCACAAATGCAGCAGTTCAGGCCACCTCCCCCAAGCATGCCACCGCCCCCTACACAGGCAGCTTCAGGTCCCCCAAGGCCCCTACCACCACCAATGGGAATGGGAGGCCAACCACCACCTATGTGGCGTCAACCGCCACCCCCACCCCTTCAACATGGCGGTAGGCCCCCTATGCCACAGACATCAATGCCTCCACCACCCCCTCCAATCCACAATAACCCACCACCGCTCCCTCCATCTTGA
- the LOC132165091 gene encoding uncharacterized protein LOC132165091: MSDPDKSLLAEANTVSREGTPVNTSANDGNFSSSVDVSFIGSPPESPLLDVVFVHGIRGGPYKSWRIAEDKSSTKSGLVEKIDQEAGKLGTFWPGEWLSSDFPQARMFTLKYKEVSSMLLEKLVAVGVGNRPVVFVTHSMGDLVVKQMLYKAKAENIDSLVNKTIGVVFFSCPHFGSKLADMPWRMGLMFHPAPTIGELRTGSPRLEELNDFLRHLHKKGCLMFSVSVRPR; this comes from the exons ATGAGTGACCC GGATAAATCTTTGTTGGCTGAGGCTAATACTGTTTCCCGTGAGGGTACACCTGTAAACACATCCGCAAATGATGGTAACTTTTCTAGTTCTGTTGATGTGTCATTCATTGGCTCACCACCGGAATCGCCTCTGCTAGATGTTGTTTTTGTCCATGGCATCCGTGGCGGGCCTTATAAGTCTTGGCGCATAGCTGAGGACAAATCCTCAACTAAGTCTGGCCTGGTAGAGAAGATTGATCAGGAAGCAGGGAAGCTAGGAACATTTTGGCCAGGTGAATGGCTTTCATCTGACTTCCCTCAAGCTCGCATGTTTACTCTCAAGTACAAG GAAGTGAGCTCCATGTTATTGGAGAAGCTTGTTGCTGTAGGCGTTGGGAATCGACCTGTGGTGTTTGTGACTCACAG CATGGGAGACTTGGTTGTCAAGCAGATGCTTTATAAAGCTAAGGCAGAAAATATTGATAGCCTTGTGAACAAGACCATTGGAGTT GTGTTCTTTAGCTGCCCACATTTTGGCAGCAAACTAGCAGATATGCCTTGGCGAATGGGCCTCATGTTTCACCCTGCCCCAACT ATAGGGGAGCTAAGAACTGGGTCTCCAAGACTAGAAGAGCTTAATGACTTTCTTCGACACCTTCATAAGAAAGGGTGCTTGATGTTCTCAGTTTCTGTGAG ACCAAGGTAA